The Sebastes fasciatus isolate fSebFas1 chromosome 4, fSebFas1.pri, whole genome shotgun sequence genome window below encodes:
- the LOC141766057 gene encoding neuroplastin-like isoform X3, with protein MIPGKRRAAVMSFSVVILGALMLQSVSSQNEPTIAASDHATLPVEGDSYLLQCNLTGAHSAHEESYWMKNGEEIPETRTPNRNTEYKLKKPRGDDAGMYMCVYTFEMAPPANATIEVKSAPDITGHKRSENKNEGQLAVLYCKSVGYPHPVWTWRKYDNGIHREIDNSSGRFFISSRDNYTELNIVNLDINLDPGEYHCNATNMLGTRDEKIVLRVRSNLAPLWPLLGVLAEIIILIVIIVVYEKRKKPDDLQDGSTGI; from the exons ATGATACCTGGCAAACGAAGAGCTGCAGTCATGTCCTTCTCGGTGGTGATACTAGGAGCCCTGATGCTGCAGTCCGTCTCTTCACAGAACG AGCCGACAATCGCCGCCTCTGATCACGCCACACTTCCTGTGGAAGGCGACTCTTACCTACTGCAATGCAACCTGACCGGCGCCCACAGTGCCCACGAGGAGAGCTACTGGATGAAGAACGGGGAGGAGATCCCGGAAACACGCACCCCAAATAGAAACACTGAGTACAA GCTGAAAAAACCAAGAGGAGATGACGCCGgaatgtacatgtgtgtttacaCCTTCGAGATGGCTCCTCCAGCAAACGCCACCATAGAAGTTAAAT ctgcTCCTGACATCACAGGCCACAAGCGTAGTGAGAATAAGAACGAGGGCCAGCTTGCTGTACTCTACTGTAAGTCTGTGGGCTATCCTCACCCTGTCTGGACTTGGCGCAAGTACGACAACGGCATTCATAGG GAAATTGACAACTCAAGCGGACGCTTCTTCATCAGCAGCAGAGACAACTACACTGAACTCAACATTGTCAACCTAGACATTAATCTAGATCCAGGCGAGTACCACTGCAACGCCACCAACATGCTCGGCACCCGCGACGAGAAGATTGTGCTGAGGGTCCGCAGCAACTTAGCCCCCTTATGGCCTCTTCTGGGGGTTTTGGCCGAGATCATCATCCTGATCGTCATCATCGTCGTTTATGAGAAGCGCAAGAAGCCGGATGATTTACAAGACG
- the LOC141766057 gene encoding neuroplastin-like isoform X4 has product MIPGKRRAAVMSFSVVILGALMLQSVSSQNEPTIAASDHATLPVEGDSYLLQCNLTGAHSAHEESYWMKNGEEIPETRTPNRNTEYKLKKPRGDDAGMYMCVYTFEMAPPANATIEVKSAPDITGHKRSENKNEGQLAVLYCKSVGYPHPVWTWRKYDNGIHREIDNSSGRFFISSRDNYTELNIVNLDINLDPGEYHCNATNMLGTRDEKIVLRVRSNLAPLWPLLGVLAEIIILIVIIVVYEKRKKPDDLQDV; this is encoded by the exons ATGATACCTGGCAAACGAAGAGCTGCAGTCATGTCCTTCTCGGTGGTGATACTAGGAGCCCTGATGCTGCAGTCCGTCTCTTCACAGAACG AGCCGACAATCGCCGCCTCTGATCACGCCACACTTCCTGTGGAAGGCGACTCTTACCTACTGCAATGCAACCTGACCGGCGCCCACAGTGCCCACGAGGAGAGCTACTGGATGAAGAACGGGGAGGAGATCCCGGAAACACGCACCCCAAATAGAAACACTGAGTACAA GCTGAAAAAACCAAGAGGAGATGACGCCGgaatgtacatgtgtgtttacaCCTTCGAGATGGCTCCTCCAGCAAACGCCACCATAGAAGTTAAAT ctgcTCCTGACATCACAGGCCACAAGCGTAGTGAGAATAAGAACGAGGGCCAGCTTGCTGTACTCTACTGTAAGTCTGTGGGCTATCCTCACCCTGTCTGGACTTGGCGCAAGTACGACAACGGCATTCATAGG GAAATTGACAACTCAAGCGGACGCTTCTTCATCAGCAGCAGAGACAACTACACTGAACTCAACATTGTCAACCTAGACATTAATCTAGATCCAGGCGAGTACCACTGCAACGCCACCAACATGCTCGGCACCCGCGACGAGAAGATTGTGCTGAGGGTCCGCAGCAACTTAGCCCCCTTATGGCCTCTTCTGGGGGTTTTGGCCGAGATCATCATCCTGATCGTCATCATCGTCGTTTATGAGAAGCGCAAGAAGCCGGATGATTTACAAGACG TGTGA
- the LOC141766057 gene encoding neuroplastin-like isoform X1, whose protein sequence is MIPGKRRAAVMSFSVVILGALMLQSVSSQNEPTIAASDHATLPVEGDSYLLQCNLTGAHSAHEESYWMKNGEEIPETRTPNRNTEYKLKKPRGDDAGMYMCVYTFEMAPPANATIEVKSAPDITGHKRSENKNEGQLAVLYCKSVGYPHPVWTWRKYDNGIHREIDNSSGRFFISSRDNYTELNIVNLDINLDPGEYHCNATNMLGTRDEKIVLRVRSNLAPLWPLLGVLAEIIILIVIIVVYEKRKKPDDLQDDDDLAGPAKTNSTNNHKDKNLRQRNTN, encoded by the exons ATGATACCTGGCAAACGAAGAGCTGCAGTCATGTCCTTCTCGGTGGTGATACTAGGAGCCCTGATGCTGCAGTCCGTCTCTTCACAGAACG AGCCGACAATCGCCGCCTCTGATCACGCCACACTTCCTGTGGAAGGCGACTCTTACCTACTGCAATGCAACCTGACCGGCGCCCACAGTGCCCACGAGGAGAGCTACTGGATGAAGAACGGGGAGGAGATCCCGGAAACACGCACCCCAAATAGAAACACTGAGTACAA GCTGAAAAAACCAAGAGGAGATGACGCCGgaatgtacatgtgtgtttacaCCTTCGAGATGGCTCCTCCAGCAAACGCCACCATAGAAGTTAAAT ctgcTCCTGACATCACAGGCCACAAGCGTAGTGAGAATAAGAACGAGGGCCAGCTTGCTGTACTCTACTGTAAGTCTGTGGGCTATCCTCACCCTGTCTGGACTTGGCGCAAGTACGACAACGGCATTCATAGG GAAATTGACAACTCAAGCGGACGCTTCTTCATCAGCAGCAGAGACAACTACACTGAACTCAACATTGTCAACCTAGACATTAATCTAGATCCAGGCGAGTACCACTGCAACGCCACCAACATGCTCGGCACCCGCGACGAGAAGATTGTGCTGAGGGTCCGCAGCAACTTAGCCCCCTTATGGCCTCTTCTGGGGGTTTTGGCCGAGATCATCATCCTGATCGTCATCATCGTCGTTTATGAGAAGCGCAAGAAGCCGGATGATTTACAAGACG ACGATGACCTGGCAGGTCCAGC GAAAACTAATTCAaccaacaaccacaaagacaagAATCTCCGCCAGAGGAACACGAACTGA
- the LOC141766057 gene encoding neuroplastin-like isoform X2: protein MIPGKRRAAVMSFSVVILGALMLQSVSSQNEPTIAASDHATLPVEGDSYLLQCNLTGAHSAHEESYWMKNGEEIPETRTPNRNTEYKLKKPRGDDAGMYMCVYTFEMAPPANATIEVKSAPDITGHKRSENKNEGQLAVLYCKSVGYPHPVWTWRKYDNGIHREIDNSSGRFFISSRDNYTELNIVNLDINLDPGEYHCNATNMLGTRDEKIVLRVRSNLAPLWPLLGVLAEIIILIVIIVVYEKRKKPDDLQDGKLIQPTTTKTRISARGTRTEQPVC from the exons ATGATACCTGGCAAACGAAGAGCTGCAGTCATGTCCTTCTCGGTGGTGATACTAGGAGCCCTGATGCTGCAGTCCGTCTCTTCACAGAACG AGCCGACAATCGCCGCCTCTGATCACGCCACACTTCCTGTGGAAGGCGACTCTTACCTACTGCAATGCAACCTGACCGGCGCCCACAGTGCCCACGAGGAGAGCTACTGGATGAAGAACGGGGAGGAGATCCCGGAAACACGCACCCCAAATAGAAACACTGAGTACAA GCTGAAAAAACCAAGAGGAGATGACGCCGgaatgtacatgtgtgtttacaCCTTCGAGATGGCTCCTCCAGCAAACGCCACCATAGAAGTTAAAT ctgcTCCTGACATCACAGGCCACAAGCGTAGTGAGAATAAGAACGAGGGCCAGCTTGCTGTACTCTACTGTAAGTCTGTGGGCTATCCTCACCCTGTCTGGACTTGGCGCAAGTACGACAACGGCATTCATAGG GAAATTGACAACTCAAGCGGACGCTTCTTCATCAGCAGCAGAGACAACTACACTGAACTCAACATTGTCAACCTAGACATTAATCTAGATCCAGGCGAGTACCACTGCAACGCCACCAACATGCTCGGCACCCGCGACGAGAAGATTGTGCTGAGGGTCCGCAGCAACTTAGCCCCCTTATGGCCTCTTCTGGGGGTTTTGGCCGAGATCATCATCCTGATCGTCATCATCGTCGTTTATGAGAAGCGCAAGAAGCCGGATGATTTACAAGACG GAAAACTAATTCAaccaacaaccacaaagacaagAATCTCCGCCAGAGGAACACGAACTGAGCAGCCTGTCTGCTGA